The Horticoccus luteus DNA window CTTGACTCTTGACAATCACGCGTGGAACAACGCGCCCGAGGCCTCGCGTGCAGGTCGCCGTCCACTCCGCCCTCTCACTCCCTTAAGTAGCGCCACCCGCGAGACCGAAAGACCCTCGAACTCACGAACCTTCCCCTGCTCACCCTCCTTTCCGGCCTACCGCGAAGATCGAACTTCCCCACGGAAACGCGGCGCCCGTCCGCAGCCACGCTCGCTCCAACGTCATTGCCCCGCGCAGCACCCCCTCGACCGGCGCTGGCATCAGCCGCACATCCGATCCAGCCGCCGGCGCCGGCCACAACTTCCGCCGCGCCACGATCAACGGCAACGGCAACGTGTTCCAGTGCGTCAGCCGCTCCACCCCAAAGCCCGCGTCAACCAGCAGCCGTCGCATCCCTGCCCGCGTGTAGCGCCGGCGTCCCTCCACCGCCACGTCGTGATACGACCATAACCACGGATGCGCCGGCACGTTGATCACCGCGACACCACCCGGCCGCAGCACGCGGACAAACTCCCGCACCGCCGCCGCGTCGTCGTCGAGATGGTAAAGCACATCCGTCGACACCACGGCGTCGAATCGCGCATCCCCCAGCGGCAACGCCGTCAACGGCGCCTCCCTCACCTCCGCCGCCGGCGCGCGTTCCCGGGCGAGAGCCACCGCCACCGGCGAAATATCCACGCCCGTCCAGCGCCACGCCTTCTCGTCCGCCAGTCGCCGCATCAACCCGCCCGTGCCGCAACCCGCGTCGAGCAACGCGGCCTCGCGTCCCGCCCACGCCCTCAACGCCCCGCGCACGTGCGCGTGCAACGGGCCCGATCCGAAAACCTCATGTCTTGAATCTTGACTAGCGCGTAGCACAACGCGCCCGACGCCTTGCGTGCAGGTCGCCTTCCACTCCGCCCTCACTCCCTTAAGTAGTGCCGCCCCGCGAGACCGAAAGACGCACGAACTCACGAACTTTCCCCTGCTCACCCTCTTTTCCGGCCTACCGCGAAGATTGAACTTCCCCACGGAAACGCCCCGCCCGCTCGCAGCCACGCTCGCTCCAACGTCATTGCCCCGCGCAGCACCGCCTCGACCGGGGCTGGCATCAGCCGCACATCCGATCCAGCCGCCGGCGCCCGCCACAACTTCCGCCGCGCCACGATCAACGGCAACGTCAACGTGTTCCAGTGCGTCAGCCGTTCCACCCCAAAGCCCACGTCGACCAGCAGCCGTCGCATCCCTGCCCGCGTGTAGCGCCGGCGTCCCTCCACCGCCACGTCGTGATACGACCATAACCACGGATGCGCCGGCACGTTGATCACCGCGACACCACCCGGCCGCAGCACGCGGAAAAACTCCCGCACCGCCGCCGCGTCGTCGTCGAGATGATAGAGGACATCCGCCGACACCACGGCGTCGAATCGCGCATCCGCCAGCGGCAACGCCGTCAACGACGCCTCGATCACCTCCGCCCCCGGCGCGCGTTCCCGGGCGAGAGCCACCGCCACCGGCGAAATATCCACGCCCGTCCAGCGCCACGCCTTCTCGTCCGCCAGCCGCCGCATCAACCCGCCCGTGCCGCAACCCGCGTCGAGCAACGCGGCCTCGCGTCCCGCCCACGCTTTCAACGCCCCGCGCACGTGCGCGTGCAACGCACGGAAATA harbors:
- a CDS encoding class I SAM-dependent methyltransferase, which produces MHAHVRGALRAWAGREAALLDAGCGTGGLMRRLADEKAWRWTGVDISPVAVALARERAPAAEVREAPLTALPLGDARFDAVVSTDVLYHLDDDAAAVREFVRVLRPGGVAVINVPAHPWLWSYHDVAVEGRRRYTRAGMRRLLVDAGFGVERLTHWNTLPLPLIVARRKLWPAPAAGSDVRLMPAPVEGVLRGAMTLERAWLRTGAAFPWGSSIFAVGRKGG
- a CDS encoding class I SAM-dependent methyltransferase yields the protein MSPEEHRKLAAVEDAMWYFRALHAHVRGALKAWAGREAALLDAGCGTGGLMRRLADEKAWRWTGVDISPVAVALARERAPGAEVIEASLTALPLADARFDAVVSADVLYHLDDDAAAVREFFRVLRPGGVAVINVPAHPWLWSYHDVAVEGRRRYTRAGMRRLLVDVGFGVERLTHWNTLTLPLIVARRKLWRAPAAGSDVRLMPAPVEAVLRGAMTLERAWLRAGGAFPWGSSIFAVGRKRG